ATAATTAAACAATTTGAGAGAACTAAGTGGGGTATGCAGGAAAGATAAATGTAAATTAATACATAAAGGAGTAATATAAGTCCAAATGTGTCTTCGTAAGTGCAAATCAGAACTAAAAATGTGAAAGATATGTAATATAGAATTAGTCTGAAGGCCAAAATCAATAGGAAGACCATTTTTACGCGATAGAGGTAACATTTCAAACCAGTAATGCAATCCATTCGGTCATGATTTTAAACAACATAAAGGCCTATGCACGTGTTCAAAATACTCTTCTCGAATCAAACAAAGGCCTTGTCAGCTGTAAACTAAGCAGAGTACAATTTGGAGAATTCCTTGAAAAACTTGCAAAATCCACATGCCCAAAGTAAAAGTGGACAAACATGAGGCCATCTATGTTTGCCTTACGAAGCTAATGAAGCAAACAGCACCAAACAAGTATTGTGAATTGATTTTTTGGCCATATGTCTACTTAGACATGAGCAACGTTTAGTTCATTATAAGGAGAAACAATGAGTATCATCAACTTCTCTTGCAATTTTCCAAGTTGACTCTATTTCATTATCGACAATTAGACATTCCCCTATCTGATGAACTTCGGGAGTAGGTTTTTGGTGGTGCCTTTCCTTTTTGGTACAACGGTATTCTACTACACTGTTTGGGGACAGTGATGGCTTCAGTACTTGTTGCTCCCTTCTGACATGAGGAATTAGAACTTAGGACTGGACTACGCAAAAGGAGATCAATATCTTACCGTCCTAAAATAAGTGCGATTAGAGCAGTTGTTCCAGAGGTTCTATCGAGAGTCTTCGTATCAGCTAGCTCATTATCGGCTTTCTGAAAAGCATTCCTGACAGCTTTTTTAACCATCGATGGGAAATGGGAATCCTCTAAAATAAATTCAAGGAGATTCTTTTGAGTGAATGATGCAGCATCAACGCCACCGTGCCCATCAAACACCTGGGGGTAAAAAACTAACAATCAGACTAGTAATATCATCAAAATCCAAGGAATTGACTCTTCAAGTTAGCGCATTTCTAGTTGATATCATACAACTACCAAAAACTAGATAGAGATCATTCAAATCAAAATAATACGGTGTACAGTATTAAAAAGTAACAGTGCTCATTTTTCAGCTTTCTATTTTAAgaacctgtttggatgggcttaaacaaagcagcttataagctggaaacagcctataagccaaaaaaaaataagttggggtagtccaacttattttttaccccaacttatttttttggcttataagctgctttggATAAGCTAAACTAAAcgggcccaattaattttttgggcttattttaagcacaaaatggctttaagctggccagccaaacactcaaaaaaactgaaaacagcttataggcaacttataagccaatccaaacgggctctaaatattgaaatttaaaattttatgACTAGTACTAGAATTCAATACTAGACGTTCAAAGAGCCCAGTGACATCGGGTTGTATCAGTCAAGAGGCATGTTTTGACTTTACATACAGAATGTAATTTTCAACAAATGTATGTGGTACTTCAATTTGAATGAAATAAGAAACTACATACACCATAATATGCTCCTTGTGAAAGAAGACCTTTGGACTCAACATGTTCCCGAAGATTATCAACACGGATATGTTCATCTTCCATGTATTGTTTGGGTCCCATCTCAGAGTAGCTTCCTGAGCGAAAGATGGGTACATAAGCACAATTGTCACTCGATGGTGATTTCAGACCGATCATTACTGTATTTGGTTCCTACAGATTTATAAGACAAATACAACTTTCAATTAGCAAGTAGCATAAACACACACTGCCAGATGAAAAGCCTCTCCAGCTAAACAACCTACAAGGGTATATGCTCGCAAAACAGTCATCGCTCACAGATTCATAATATGAAGATATGCAAGGCAATTTGTGCAATGCAAATAAATGACAGCTTATGAATCATGGTGTGACCTACAAAGTCATCGTTGGCATAATCACAGTATTTAAATCATAAATAAAGCTAGAAACAGCCGGCAGATGTTAGAAAAAACTTTTAAAAGTTTACAAGAGCAAATCAGGCTATTCATGAAGAACAATGTCTATAGTTGGATCTCATTTTCACTACTAGAATCAGACACTGCTGTTAGTAAGTAATTAGGATTGCCACTAGTGATGGTGAATAATGACCAGGAACCACCCTGCATATCTGATCCAATTTTCCTCCTTTCTTTAACTTTCAAATAGTCTATTTCCACAATAGGAATGAGCTATACAAGCCTCATAGATCACCTCAAGCAATTAATACAGGATATAACTTCAGTACATAACATACATCACAGAGACTGAGGCAAACAAAAGGACTTGGCCATTGTTACTAATTGAATTACTTGAAGACCTGCAAGCACAATACTCTCAGTTTTAAGAAAAAATCAAGCAAAGACCAAACTATAATGATTTGGCAAAATATGTCTTTTGAAATTAGATCCACTTACCAATGCAGAAGTACCAGCCAAGCTTGCTTGGCTAATACAATGCCTCATTCCTGGATTATTTCTTGGTGGCTTCCCTACATTTGGCTGACTCAAACAATCAGTTTCCTCCTGATTTTCTTCAATTGCTGACATATTTCCCTTACAAAAACCATTCTCTATTTCCCCATTACAGGGTGACATATTGGTCCCTGGAGCCATCATTATTCCTTCCATTTACTCCATCAAACATACAACAGATCCCTTATTTTGTAACCCTTTAAGCAGAAATATCAGCTCAAAAGTGTACATTTCCTTTCATGATTTATTTTTGTATTATATTTTCTTGGTTTTGAGGCTTGATCACATGGACAGCTCTGTGACAGTTCCTTGATCCCAGCTCAGAAACACCACAAGAACCCACATTTTTAGGCAGAAAACCAGTATGACAGACACTTCTTTGGAATTCAGAAACAAGCAAAGTCACCCACATGCCAAGATTTGAACTTTATCCAAATGGTATATAAGATCTGGACTAAGGAAAGGATACGAGTTTTTAAcaaacaagattaagcatgatcaAAGCAAAAACAAGAAACTAAGTAAAATCAAAAGCATTGTAATTTTGTAAGTAAGGAAAAAAGAATAGAGTTTTAGATGAATGTATATGGATAATAGAGTGGCGATCCCAGCTTTGAGCTTTCTGATGGCCGGCTTTGTAGGCTATGGGGATTGAGAGATTGGGTTTGTTACACGTGGGACAGTTATTGGATGGCAGGTATTTTAGTTGACCGCTCAAAATGCCTTGTGTTTTGTCATATATGGTTcaccaagaaaagaaaatgatcaaaatggtacTTGATGTATGGGCTTTGGTTTTAATTGGTCCTTAATGTATAAACATGAAAGAAATGGTTCTTAGTGGATTAAAAAAAGTGATCAGTTTGGTCATAAGTCATATAAGTAAAGATAATAGCTACTTTTGTTGTTAAAATATACGAGGCCCTCGGTATGTGCATTGCGTGTGAGCTATCAAACTACAAAATAAAGATACCTTAGCTTCTTGTATTGTTCCATCCGATTTCAGAATCATATCAAAATTCCTAATCCTAAGTTGAAAGAGCCATGAGAAAAAATTTGATGCAAGGATAGGGCTTGAAGAAAGTTGAAAATTTATGGTGAATAAATTTAATAGAGTATTGAAGGAAGGCTAAAATGATTTCGATTGAGCTGAGTAAGTTGTGTATGGAGGAATATGTCAATGACCTCAATTTATCTAACAACAAAAATAATGATTCTCTTTACTTATATAATTTAAGACCAAAATTATCACTTTTTGGAATTtattaaggaccattttgattATTTTCTCACCAAGAACAACCCTTTGCTTTCCACCCAGCTATGAATTTGCGTTATGCTTATGAGAAATATACAAGTATAACTAGAAAAAATAATAAGTAAATCTGATGTGTGAATATCTTGCTCCTATTATAGATGAAAAATTAATTTCACTACAACAGAATTTTGTTGGTCTTGAAGCAATGCTTTTGAGTTTTGACTTGTTTCATTCAAGATAAAATAGTTACTCCACAAGATGACAATATAGCATGACTTAAACCAACCTTGAATAAGTTGTTAAGTCCAGGATTTCATTCACCAGAACATGTCTTCCAATGCTTTGCTTTGAAATGAATGTGTTGCAGTACTAATAATCTTTTCTCCTTGTCCCAACACTTCTTTTCCATGCATATCTATACCACTCTTTTAACTGTATAACATCTGTATTAGAAGGAATATAATTCAGACAAAAATTTATTGGCGCTCAATAGTTATACCGAATCATATTAGttaatcatgattaagtgatATATGAAAATAAAGCTATACATTAAGTAATCATGATAAAgtgataaaaatatatataataaactCATGTCAATATTTGTAATTAGTTTGGTATAAAATTGGATTCCATCAATTCACACACTGGTTGGCCTTTTAAGTAACACATTAGGTGGCCTTACtagaggaatttttttttttttttttttttttttggatcttaTACTACTTGCGTTAAATAAAACTATTTCTCAGAACACTTTATAGCATTGACCTATGTTTCAAAGACAAAAGACTCTAAACCGTACATTAAGCAGTTTTTGTTAgacctttttctctttctccatTTAGAAAAAAGACTAGCAATACATGTCAGGTGTgaatatgtctattcactttaattaatCAGTCTTTAAAGtttatattttgaaaataaattttaaaaatattctaattgttattatatatagtaacatataaagaatgtattttatgtatatcactttagttataattaaacaATAGagttgatggaattaagtctttgagatggaaagaatcAAACTTTTtctcattatcatgacaatgaaagttgttcatcgatgtaaaagaaaattagtaaataTATGtaggaaaattaatattttgattctaagttttttcttttaaattctttaatattttatatgaaaagtgaacaaattaaagtgcacggaggaaataaatttctttaggagaattaaaattgaactgcatatatctatacatgagaagagaataaatattcagctagaacacgaaaagtcaaaagtgaacaagtaaaagtgcacggaggaaataaatgtgttggagaattaaatttgaagtgcatacgtttatacatgagaagagaataaatattaagtattataacACATGTCTACACGGGATATAAAAAtaattggataaagtgtacaagttatacaaCTCATGGTACAAGAATTTAATGCGGGTACAAAGCTAGGCAACGCGAGAAGAGCGGGGAGAATCACGCAGAAGGGGCTGGCCATTAATTTCCATGGAATTAATGAGTGAACATTTGtgtgttcttattattaattttaccctttttgaaggttattgagacttacaccaataaatatgaatattatggtaaaatatatactttgtCTGTCCCATATTACTTTTCACGTTCgcttttgcacgccccttaagaaatcagaAGTAAAAGATGTATCttactatcttacccctatctctttccaataaatacattctaatcaaaatggactactttcaagaacatttattactaagggtaagatggaaaagatttaattaattttatcttgattttgtaaatgaacaagtaatttagacatatatttttagtaatgtggccaagtaatggGACGGAGAGGATAAGAtgtgaaagatttaattaattttatcttggttctgtaaatgaacaagtaatttggacatatatttttaataatgttgagtacttcatttatgaacaagtaaaagtgcacggacgtaattttatcttggttttgtgaatgaacaagtaatttagaCATATttctatttttagtaatgtggtcaagtaatatgggacagagagGATAAGATgtaaaagatttaattaattttatcttggttctgtaaaggaacaagtaatttggacatatatttttagtaatgttgagtacttcatttatgaacaagtaaaaatgcacggaCGAAATAATATGTGTCAgacaattaaaattgaagtgcatacttgtatacatgagcagagaataaatatttagtaaaaaagtagtttagttatgtggccaaataatatggaatggagggagtacttcatttattaattcttaaagaacttgaaaagtaaaaaaatcaacaagtataagtgcgagaggaaataaatgtgtcggagaattaaatttgaagtgcatatgtgtatacatgagaagagataaatattcagtactatgacatatgaccACAtaggataaaaaagtagttggttgaaatgtacaatttatatagcttgtggtGCAAATTTCTATTGCTCTGCTAGTCCTCTCTTCACATTTAGATATATtagaaagagaaaagaagaaaaatagaaaatagaaaaatagacatatatttttagtaatgtagaCAAGTAATATGGacaaagggagtacttcatttttattaattcttaaagaacgtgaaaagtcaagtatagtaatgtggtcaagtaatatgggacgaagagagtacttcatttattaattcttaaagaacgtgaaagtcaagtaatgtggccaataAATATGGGGCGGAAGGAGTACTTTAgttattatttcttaaataacgtgaaaagttaaaagtgaacaagtaaaagtgcacggaaaaaataaatatgtgtgggataattaaaattgaagtgcatacatgtatacataggaagaaaataaatattcaacaaaaacgtgaaaagtcaaaagtgaataagtaaaagtgcacggaggaaataaatatgtgttggagaattaaaatagaagtgcccacatatatatatatatatatatatatatatatatatatatatatatatatatatatatatatatatatatatatatgagaagagaataaatatccAGTACTATGGCATTTATCCACGTgaaatttattaattcttaaagaatatgaaaagtcaaaagtcaacaaattaaagtgcacggaCGAAATAAATTTATGTaatagaattaaaattgaactgtatatatctatacatgagaagagaataaatatttagctaGAACAtgcaaagtcaaaagtgaacaaataaaagtgcacggaggaaataaatgtgtcggagaattaaatttgaaatgCATACATCTATACacgagaagggaataaatattaagtactatgacatatgtctacgtgggatataaaaataattgGAAAAACTATACAAGTTATATAACTTATGATACAAGCATCCATTGCGTGTATAATTTTTAAAGCCCATGGTACAACCATGGAAAGCTGTGTTCGTCCCTTTAAGGGACTTATATATATTAGATTAGAAATACCTCGAATTAATATCACtttgagttaaaaaaaaatagttttctaTTATGTCCTGAAAGTTGTTGAACCTGAACTCAGTA
Above is a genomic segment from Lycium barbarum isolate Lr01 chromosome 12, ASM1917538v2, whole genome shotgun sequence containing:
- the LOC132621907 gene encoding probable protein phosphatase 2C 47; the encoded protein is MEGIMMAPGTNMSPCNGEIENGFCKGNMSAIEENQEETDCLSQPNVGKPPRNNPGMRHCISQASLAGTSALEPNTVMIGLKSPSSDNCAYVPIFRSGSYSEMGPKQYMEDEHIRVDNLREHVESKGLLSQGAYYGVFDGHGGVDAASFTQKNLLEFILEDSHFPSMVKKAVRNAFQKADNELADTKTLDRTSGTTALIALILGRTMLIANAGDSRAVLGKRGRAIELSKDHKPNATSEKLRIEKLGGVIFDGYLNGQLSVARALGDWHIKGAKGSKGPLSSEPEFEEVVLSEEDEFLIIGCDGLWDVMSSQYAVTIVRKELMLHNDPEKCSKFLVKEALKRNCCDNLTVVVICFSHDPPPRIEIPRTTRRRSISAEGLDLLKGVLSDI